Genomic window (Culex pipiens pallens isolate TS chromosome 3, TS_CPP_V2, whole genome shotgun sequence):
tccaatgagtccaaaagattgaagatccagatccagatttttatttaaaaaaaaattatataaatttgaagaGAGAATTAGGTAACGTTTTTCAACTCAAATTGCACATGATTTTAAGGTCCTTCCAGTCACGAGTGTATGCTTCTCCATGAACTGAGAATGTGCAATCATACAATCATATAACATCAACCGCAATTAATCGCCTTCCATATTGAACTGCAACGCTCTGGAAGCTTGAATTACGCCGcgcaccacatttttttttttttttttcaaaacagtcaTCACTTTTCACAACTGCAGTGTGCTGCTGCTTGTACTGTCTGCGCGCACATTGACCACACAGATAATCCTGACGCAGTGCAAAATATGTGCAACCGCGAGAAAAACAACACGACAGCGCATGATAACAACGCCAACGTCCTGTAACCTTCGataaacacatacacacacacattacGCTCAAGTTCACTGTCGCGAGACTGCTGGCTCAACTTGTTTCCCACGAACTTGTTTTGATGCGTACCAAAACAGTTTCTAATGTGGTATTGCTGGTGGTGGTGTTTGTCGTCCACCCACCCAAACAATCGCGCTTTTCCTGTGATCATCAATGAAAATTTCACACTAAAAATAGCTCAAGCTGCTTAAATTCACACACAAACAAGTGATCTTCTCGCAGGCGTTCTAGTACTGCACTTGAATTCGCCAATGTCGCCGCGCTTATCACACACTGCTTATCACCTCACCTTTTGCTTCAGATATTTGACGTCATAGTCCACGGACGGTGACTCCGGATGGCCGTACGGGTAGCCTCCGACGCCGATGGTCAGGTCGGGATTGTTTTTCGCCCGCAGGTACTCGACCAGGTCGCACGAGTGCTGGAATCGTTGACCCTCGCTGACGGTGTCGCCGCGGATCACGAACAGGTTCCAGTTGCCCATGTCGACGAACTTGTCCACCTGCGTCTCGGTGATGTTGTAACAGGACAGATGAGGAACCGCGGAACAGTGAGGCACTATTTTAGCGGTCATCTTGAGCATCGGTGTGTCAGCGAAGCGCTGGTACTGCAGATTATTGTCGGAGATCCAGGGCAGCGAGCAAAAAACAGGCGCCAGTCGACCGAGGTCGAGGTGGAAGTCCTCGCGCGGAATCAACTCGATCGAGTAGCACAACCGTTCGGACGTTGTCCATCGCTGGATGACCTGCTTCAGGTTCCGACTGTTCTCGTGGCTGTGCATCACTTCTGCtgtcactgctgctgctgctaagaTCGTACTTTTGTCCTCCTCGCCATTGGGATCCGATTCGACTGTTTGGCGATGCATGGGCGATGTTGGCGGTGGCCTCCGCTTTTCACGAGAAGGGGAAGATAAATTTAGACCGCGAAGGCGTTTTTCGGTTCTCTTCTCTACGGTCACGCGTGTCCCTCTGGCAGTTCGGAGCAGGTCCCGCGACGACGACAACCACCACACCAAGACGTCAGCTGACAAGTTTCGAGCGAAAGAGAGTCTACCAAACGAAACCGAACCTCGCGAGAGTATACTAACGAATGACGACCGACCGACCAACGAGACAGAGACAGCTGCACGAACACGCGCGCACGACGACTCTTCACTATAAACAAATctcgctgctgctgccgctgctaaGTACACGATAATGCGCgtgtacaaaacaaaaaaaaatgcagtactAGAACGCAGCAGGGCAGACACTTGAGCTATAGTGCAcactcttcgtcgtcgtcgtcgtcgatgctTTCGCCTGACCTTGACACTGCACTGCAGCAGCCGCTGTGCTTCCGTTGaagggtgctgctgctgctggtagaACGTTGCGTGACTAGGTCAACTCAATGCTGTTGGGATGAATCAGAACTTTTTCGTTCCAGAAGGATTAAGACAAAGTTAGCTGAAAGTTTAATATTGTAAAACTTTCTTTGAAGTTTCAAGGCGCAATCACGTAACGATGCTGAAAAATCAATATGCGTCAGCTTTAATTCGATCCAAAGTTCTGCTGTCGTTCTTTATTTTGCTTCTTTTATTGCCGATCCACGACCATGTAGTTTGGTCCTTTTGTTGTTTTCATTACGGGTTGAGGCACGTAATTTATTAACTGTGTAGCCCTCGCTGAAATCGATCAAACAGAATAAATATTTACTTTTAGTTTTTGGAAATGTATAACCAAGGTCACttttcgttgcaaaacttgtttcgtacttttttttccaacgaaaaattctttaaattctttcaattctctcaattctttaaattccttaaattctttaaattctttttaattctttaaattcttcaaattctttaaattctttgaattcttacaattctttaaattctttaaattctttaactgcctatgatcgcataaatgtcccatatgcattttcatcgtttttgagttaatgatgcagtttggttcaaaatcgtgtgctctttcagaaaagtatATAacatgtgtgggacaaacttcaaaggcatttttctcagcttgctgtttttgcatatgggacatttatgcgaacatgggcagttaaattctttaaattctttaacttctttaaattctttaaattctttaaattctttaaattctttaaattcttaaaatactttaaattcttaaaattcttaaaattcttacaattcttacaattcttaaaattctcaaaattcttaaaattctttaaattctttagttttttttattttttttttaatttatttaaattctttaaattatttatattctttaaattctttaaattctttaagttctttaaattctttaaattcttttaaatttttttaaattctttaaattctcaaattctctaatttttttttaaattccttaaattttttatatttttacacataaagttccaaaacactataaaacttTGAGTTTGGGTCATGTTTTGcataagatataaattttacaaatttactgtaacgcattttgctCGAATATTTTTTCGTTCACCCACTCCCTCCCGAGCCCCGCCCAAAAATCTActtatttgcatattttttccttaaagtagacattctgacgattccaaaacactataaaacatTGGTGTTTGGTGCTATTTTGCATATTTCCCAAGCCTGcgaaaatttactgtaacgcattttgccGGCTTCGGGTTTTGACTGTTAACCGataagtgtcaagtgtcaataCAAGTACTAACAagatgaactttttagcactcaaaAAGATGCCGAAATAGtattttatgcaacaagttgcaaaaagaagattttttcagcacgagtcgtacatccaacgaggtttaccaagttgggtaaatacgacgagtgctgaaaaaatcaagttttgcaacaagttgcttgcaacattttttgcaatgccGAAAAATGcttcttgaatggaattttatgtcaaacattcatgtgtttagtaatttcaccgttcaaaacaaaaaatattgaaaaattttacttttcgataTTAATGTTAGAACTAAtagtagattttttcagcactggtattgaaaggtattaattttccaatctgttctgtcaaaaaaataaaaaaagcataaaaatttaaataacgagccatggtttcaacattttaatgaaaaaagtgttttaaaatgcattatacaccagtccagttgttttgccatcatcagtttccaaaatataagtattgacgaaaattttatttttttgcgaaaaatattttttttctgcggtgctgtacattggaatttcataaaaatgaagttttttgaaaaaaatattgtttttgccccctgatttttggaccaattttgaagggggtgacacaaacattgaaaaatatttgcaacggtcttatttgaataataataaaaaataataagtgttcgattttttaatatttgtttctttttaaatatttagatttaaattttttatacctGTTTTTCTAGTACTGActttaaagtttcaatttttaattttttaattttggagttaagagttaaattttgatttttttttactattttgaagctttaattaaattttaagttttaattttttggaagattcgggttaaattttagaatttttaatttaaaatgtattactattgttctttttttttgggtagTTATGTtatatttgattgtttttatatatattttttaaatttctgaatatgaatatttaaatgaaaaattcttAATGCAGAAACTTGGAAACTACAAACAtgcaaattcacaaaaaaataaaaacaaaatcgaaaattacaaaaattctaaaactaagaatttgaaaaatttgggcaTTCAAAATTGGTAAACCTAAAAtgtctttgatatttttttattcctaagtttctgattttgaatttacaatttttgcatttGCATTTTTCAGGATAGACTGCTCTTGTTTACAAATCTTGATTTGACAATTTAAATTGTCTTGTTGAAATGAACTTCACCTAACATTGATTTGAATTAAAcagatttttcgtttttttaacagATGCCCTCAAGATGATGTTAAGTCAACCCGAGCCAAAGTTCAGCATTTCGGTTTATCGCGATATAATCAGAAATGCATGGTAAGTAAATTGGTAAATAATTGTATTCTATTTGAAGTCTAAACAGGGtttctttttacaatttttcaggTATCAACTACTGAAGTTAGAGGAACtggaaaaacaaaagaaaatcagAGATAGTGGATAAAGATGTGCCCAAGGATGTACATGTTTCGTTTGGTTGAacgtcattttttttgctgtttattgtattcttcattttattttgttttttgttacttttttgtattttgtgcaATTTAATTTGCACCTTGTTTCATTCCATGTCGTCAAATTTTGGAagcaaattatttaataatttggtAAAACCTAATTTTACCAATCTATTTGAATGTCTTGCTAAAAAAACTACATTTCAAAGATAGAAAATTGTTCGTTTCCGTTTTGAGCTCATGTGCCTGTttcctaataaatttaaatcgaatgaaacttttttgattgaAGTGTTTATTTCAACGCTCTTTCCATGTGACACAACCCGAAGCAAAAGATAAAGAACCGTGCAACTAATTGAAGCTTATGCTTCTGCCGGCTGCGCTGCTGCCACCATTAGAATCGACTGCAGCTGTATTTGTGTACCGCTGTGTCTATTCCTGCTCCTCCTCCTACAACAACACCACGACGTTTCAGCGTAAACAGAGAAACTCATCGTGAGAGCACGCCTCGCGGATAGTTTAGTCTGGAAGTTGTGCCGGTCCGGAGACGTGGTGGTCATCATGATCGAGCTGTACGTCGCCCTCGGCGTGCTGGCCGTCTGCCTGTACTTCAAGTGGAGCTGCAGCCACTGGCGCCGGGTTGGGAACGTCGACGGACCGTCACCGTTGCCACTGTTTGGGAATACGCTGGAGCAGGTGCTCGGCACGAAGCACTTTGGCGAGATTTTCGATGAAGTTTACAAGTCGTACCCGTCGGCGGCGTGGGTCGGAATCTACCAGATGTTCAACAAGCCTTCGATCGTGGTGCGGGATCTGGAGCTGGTGAAGGACATTCTGGTGGGAGACTTTGCGAGCTTCAACAAAAATGCGTTTGAGGTGGACGAAAAGGTTGATCCGCTGATTGCGATGAATCCGTTCGTGCAGGACGGTGAAAAGTGGAAGGAGAGGCGTTCCGCGTTGATACCGCTGTTTAGCGCGTCCAAGATTCGTACCGTGTTCCCGATCATCAAGAATGTGGCGGAGAACTTGCTGCAGCATGTGACGGACACTCGGGGTGCCTCTCCGGACTTTGAAGCGAAAGAGGTTTGAGCTCAATTGGTTTAAATTGCGACTTAATGCTTGATTGAGTTCTGTTTTTCAGATGTGCGGTCGCTTCACGGTCGACTCAGTGTCAAGTTCGGCGTTTGGAATCGACGCCGAGTCCATTACCAATCCGGACGGGGAGGTTGCGCGAAACTGCTTCGAGTTTTTCAACCCAAACTCTACGGCGTCGTTCGTGCGTTCATTGCTGTTGAATTTCTGCCCTAAGGTGGCTGCTGTGCTGAACATCGGGTGAGCTTTTGGTTGTAGTCGTAGCTGATAAGACTCACCGGTATTGCTTATTTAATCACTCTGTTTTTCAAGTCTTCGTCGAATAATATCAACACTTCAAGTGCCGAGTCGAGTTTGAATAAGTTTATCTTGACACAAGTTATCTAACAAGCCATCTCTCTCTCTCGATTGCACCAGCTTTGTCCCCGGTCACGTGGCCCGCTGGATCCATGGCATGGTCGGCGAGGTGCTCCGGCAGCGCCAAAGTGGCGAGGTCAAACGGCAGGACATGTTCCAGGCGCTGTACGAGAGCCTCTCCAAGAACGACCAACCAGTGCGGGGCGAAGAAATCGCCGGCCATTCGTTGACCTTCCTGTCGGAGGGCTTCGAAACGTCCAGCACGTTGATGAGCTATCTGCTGTATGAAGTTGGTTTACTAGCAGAATCTCAACTCTAGAtttaaatttaatctaatcttcTTCATTTTAGCTCGCCTCAAACCAGGACATTCAAGAACGAGTCCTCAATGAGCTGGACTCCCTACTAAAAGATTCCAACGGACAGCTGACCGACGAAGTCGTTCAAAAACTATCCTACCTCGAGCTGACCATGTACGAGACTCTCCGGCTGCACTCGCCCGTCTTTGCGTTGAGCAAGGTTTGCGTCAAAGAGTACGAACTTCCGCCCCAGTACGGAACCGGCAACAAACGGGTTCGAATCGCCCCCGGCACGGTAGCCATCATCCCAGTCTACGGAATCCACCTCGATCCGGAAATCTACCCCGATCCGTACAAGTTCAACCCGGACCGCTTCCTCGAGGAGAACAAAAAGGCCCGCCACCGGTACGCGTTCCTCAGCTTCGGCGAAGGACCCCGCATCTGCCTGGGCATGAAGTTTGGTCTGATGCAGAGCAAGCTTGGAATCGCGACGCTGTTGACCAAGTACCGGGTCGAGCTGTCCCCGAAGCAGGAGCTGCCGCTAGAGTTTTCCAAAACGTGCTTCCTGCTAGCGCCCAAGAACGGAATTTGGGTGAGGTTCGTCGAGCGACGGTGATCATTCcatgaaataaatataaaagaACCTCAATCCatcgtttgtttttttcttgctgAGTCACAATGATTGAATGGAGGCACGTTTTAACAATCTTCTTTGCAAGTGATTAGTTATCTGTTATCACTCCACGGTGCGCAAGCTGAAAACAAATGTGAATTTTGATGCTGGTAAGTCTCGCGCACGCTCCCACAGTTCAGTCAACGCCTCCGACATGGCAGGACTGTTAATCGCGGTCGCAGCACTGCTGCTCGCAGTCTATCTCTATCTGAAGCGCAGCTGTCGCTACTGGCGTCGTGTCGCGAACATTGACGGACCGCAGCCACGTTGGGTTTTGGGAAATATCTCACAGCAGATCACGGGACGGAAGCATTTCGGCGAGATTTTTGCGGAAGTTTACAGGTAAGGCGATTGACTCTGAATCCAGAAAATTGGAACACCTTTTTTCATAGCGATGTAAATAACATTGGAATTTCTCTCGCAATACATATTTTACACGAAATAAAGAATACGAATgcttaaatgcttaaaattagaCTAAGAtagctgtattttttaataagtaAACTCCGGTGTTCCggacaaaaacaataatttcaaattcGAGGGTaatgttttgaacaaaaattcccTTTTTTCATCCTTATGTGGTaggaaaaatacaccgtgaaaaaaacattaaaatgtttCACTATCACGTTATCGCGAATCGACTTTTCTGGATTCGAATGAAAATTTG
Coding sequences:
- the LOC120426570 gene encoding uncharacterized protein LOC120426570 — its product is MTTTSPDRHNFQTKLSASHATFYQQQQHPSTEAQRLLQCSVKVRRKHRRRRRRRVCTIAQVSALLRSSTAFFFVLYTRIIVYLAAAAAARFVYSEESSCARVRAAVSVSLVGRSSFVSILSRGSVSFGRLSFARNLSADVLVWWLSSSRDLLRTARGTRVTVEKRTEKRLRGLNLSSPSREKRRPPPTSPMHRQTVESDPNGEEDKSTILAAAAVTAEVMHSHENSRNLKQVIQRWTTSERLCYSIELIPREDFHLDLGRLAPVFCSLPWISDNNLQYQRFADTPMLKMTAKIVPHCSAVPHLSCYNITETQVDKFVDMGNWNLFVIRGDTVSEGQRFQHSCDLVEYLRAKNNPDLTIGVGGYPYGHPESPSVDYDVKYLKQKVDLGVDFIVTQTLYDAASFLAYVDECRRAGITVPIVPGLFLPGSPDQLETVLALTRVNPPAGVRELLQSHAHDEPDQFEAFVVKHFAELIRTLRRERPDEVRLVHFFTFNRLDLLKKVLDAIADLL
- the LOC120427283 gene encoding probable cytochrome P450 308a1; this translates as MIELYVALGVLAVCLYFKWSCSHWRRVGNVDGPSPLPLFGNTLEQVLGTKHFGEIFDEVYKSYPSAAWVGIYQMFNKPSIVVRDLELVKDILVGDFASFNKNAFEVDEKVDPLIAMNPFVQDGEKWKERRSALIPLFSASKIRTVFPIIKNVAENLLQHVTDTRGASPDFEAKEMCGRFTVDSVSSSAFGIDAESITNPDGEVARNCFEFFNPNSTASFVRSLLLNFCPKVAAVLNIGFVPGHVARWIHGMVGEVLRQRQSGEVKRQDMFQALYESLSKNDQPVRGEEIAGHSLTFLSEGFETSSTLMSYLLYELASNQDIQERVLNELDSLLKDSNGQLTDEVVQKLSYLELTMYETLRLHSPVFALSKVCVKEYELPPQYGTGNKRVRIAPGTVAIIPVYGIHLDPEIYPDPYKFNPDRFLEENKKARHRYAFLSFGEGPRICLGMKFGLMQSKLGIATLLTKYRVELSPKQELPLEFSKTCFLLAPKNGIWVRFVERR